In one window of ANME-2 cluster archaeon DNA:
- a CDS encoding radical SAM protein — protein sequence MRTFSPILASKALWQLRIKKRPFVLSHGINARCNMHCDFCEYWKEEKDEMETGDILRMLDEAKRFGIKYYNAWTVEPLLRDDLPFIMAYARELGMITSMITNGKLLKQRAHELDVVDYLSVSVDGTDSYKDIRGMDFNDLLAGIEAANDGRRNPILMNCVISGQNLDDIEPLVHLAREMGVWISFEALNQSGGIGQDVWDRIGIQDTAKYERAVDSIIRLKKEGYPIINSLTYLKMVRDRTMDFTCHAADIILNVTSDGCIEHCRVQKERLGHASEGLEHVWESSKDQRARTARNCGGCLFFGYVEGSLLFDFKPEVMAHYEWI from the coding sequence ATGAGAACATTCTCCCCCATTCTTGCATCTAAAGCCCTCTGGCAGCTCAGGATCAAAAAAAGACCTTTCGTCCTATCCCACGGTATCAATGCAAGGTGCAACATGCATTGCGATTTTTGTGAATACTGGAAAGAAGAAAAGGACGAAATGGAGACGGGGGATATCCTGCGCATGCTGGATGAGGCAAAACGTTTTGGCATCAAGTATTACAATGCCTGGACCGTAGAACCATTATTGAGGGACGACCTGCCCTTTATCATGGCATATGCCCGCGAGCTGGGAATGATAACGTCCATGATAACGAACGGTAAACTGCTTAAACAGCGGGCGCATGAACTGGATGTGGTGGACTACCTGTCAGTATCAGTAGACGGGACCGATTCCTATAAAGATATCAGGGGCATGGATTTCAATGACCTTCTGGCCGGTATCGAAGCGGCTAATGATGGGCGCAGGAACCCTATCCTGATGAACTGCGTCATCTCCGGACAGAACCTGGATGATATTGAGCCGCTGGTACACCTGGCCAGGGAGATGGGAGTATGGATATCCTTTGAGGCGCTGAACCAGTCAGGAGGCATAGGTCAGGATGTGTGGGACAGGATAGGGATACAGGATACTGCCAAATACGAGCGGGCTGTGGACAGTATAATCAGGCTGAAGAAAGAAGGATATCCTATTATCAATTCCCTGACATACCTGAAAATGGTACGGGACCGTACCATGGATTTCACGTGTCATGCCGCTGATATTATCCTCAATGTCACATCAGATGGCTGCATAGAACACTGCCGGGTACAAAAAGAACGACTTGGTCATGCAAGCGAGGGGCTGGAACATGTATGGGAGTCGTCAAAGGACCAACGTGCCAGAACAGCACGGAATTGTGGTGGATGCCTGTTTTTCGGATACGTTGAGGGTAGCCTCCTGTTTGATTTCAAGCCAGAGGTAATGGCACATTATGAATGGATTTAA
- a CDS encoding cobalt-precorrin-7 (C(5))-methyltransferase, with protein MKIVGVGIGPGMVTPEAALTIQQAGMVYGSPRALELAAEYICCEARAIEDYGRVRDLPSDAVLLSTGDPNLSGLGKFAGPNDVVIPGISSLQAACARLKVNLAGIVVVNAHGRNPAPVAIKFRRAITLGSTIFLLPSPHFGVDEVVSILGSIRLDVPVAVLEKLGYPDEHVEIGTIDNKPVISSQLYCMIVGPALEHTMK; from the coding sequence ATGAAAATCGTTGGCGTTGGTATCGGTCCTGGTATGGTGACCCCAGAGGCCGCCCTGACAATACAGCAAGCCGGGATGGTGTATGGTTCACCCCGTGCCCTTGAACTGGCAGCTGAATATATTTGCTGCGAAGCCAGGGCGATAGAGGACTATGGACGGGTACGTGACCTTCCCTCCGATGCTGTTCTCCTTTCAACCGGCGACCCCAACCTTTCAGGCCTGGGTAAATTTGCAGGACCCAATGATGTGGTAATACCCGGGATCTCATCTTTGCAGGCTGCATGTGCCCGGTTGAAAGTTAACCTTGCCGGTATCGTGGTGGTTAACGCGCATGGCAGGAATCCGGCACCTGTAGCAATAAAATTCAGGCGGGCCATTACTTTGGGTTCAACCATTTTCTTGCTTCCTTCCCCGCATTTTGGTGTCGATGAAGTGGTATCGATCCTTGGAAGTATCAGACTCGATGTACCGGTTGCAGTTCTTGAAAAGTTAGGGTATCCTGACGAGCACGTGGAAATTGGAACAATAGATAATAAACCCGTTATATCATCACAGCTATACTGTATGATTGTTGGACCGGCACTGGAACATACCATGAAATGA
- a CDS encoding cobalt-precorrin-5B (C(1))-methyltransferase: MKLIDPVNDFQIPREWLDRVDMPSRELAEGVRAGLLVVLSNGKVLHRGFTTGTTAAAAAKASVLSIQGEVDSVSVPTPAGIRAHLSTQAASGRAEVVKIPGDHESDATGGLVFIAEAIPSSRIELLAGPGIGRVTRGGLQVEVGMPAINPAPYRQILESIQEALDETGLEGAIVSLSVPDGVAVGAQTLNPRVGVEGGISILGTTGFVEPWSDHLGETRMDLIRDASNVVLTTGRVGMRYSQMLFPEHTVVMVGSRLDEGIKASGGETILCGLPGLILKWAVPDILEGTGFNTVLEMVDNDPTNPNLDRALEAAVNKAGRTRIILLDRDGTIIKDTESIA; this comes from the coding sequence ATGAAATTAATTGACCCCGTAAACGATTTTCAGATTCCCAGGGAATGGCTCGACCGGGTGGACATGCCGTCCCGGGAACTGGCCGAAGGCGTGAGAGCAGGACTGCTGGTGGTACTCTCAAACGGCAAGGTGCTGCACAGAGGCTTTACCACAGGTACAACCGCTGCAGCCGCAGCTAAAGCTTCAGTGTTATCAATACAGGGAGAGGTGGATTCAGTATCGGTACCTACCCCGGCTGGAATACGGGCACACCTTAGCACACAGGCAGCGAGCGGCAGGGCAGAGGTGGTAAAGATACCGGGCGACCATGAAAGCGATGCAACGGGTGGTCTGGTATTCATTGCTGAGGCAATTCCCTCCTCCCGGATTGAACTGCTCGCAGGACCCGGTATTGGCAGGGTCACCAGAGGCGGACTGCAGGTTGAAGTCGGGATGCCTGCCATAAATCCTGCTCCGTACCGCCAGATACTGGAATCTATCCAGGAGGCACTGGATGAGACCGGCCTGGAAGGTGCCATCGTGAGCCTGTCTGTACCTGATGGCGTAGCTGTGGGGGCACAAACCCTGAATCCGCGGGTCGGTGTGGAAGGCGGCATATCCATACTGGGAACGACCGGATTCGTGGAACCATGGAGCGACCACCTGGGCGAGACCAGGATGGACCTTATACGAGATGCCTCGAACGTGGTACTGACCACAGGGCGTGTCGGGATGCGTTATTCCCAGATGCTGTTCCCTGAACATACGGTCGTCATGGTGGGCAGCCGGCTTGACGAAGGTATTAAGGCGTCAGGGGGAGAAACGATACTATGTGGGCTCCCGGGATTGATATTGAAATGGGCAGTGCCTGATATCCTGGAGGGGACAGGGTTCAACACCGTGCTTGAGATGGTGGATAATGACCCGACGAACCCAAATCTGGACCGGGCGCTCGAGGCGGCTGTGAATAAAGCAGGAAGGACGAGGATAATACTCCTTGACAGGGATGGCACTATTATAAAGGATACGGAGAGCATAGCATGA
- a CDS encoding type I restriction endonuclease subunit R, with amino-acid sequence MVNDYSEDNLVEQPAIALFAGLGWETGNCFDEKFGEDCTLGRETSSEVVILPRLRLALERLNPALPKEVIELAIEELARDRSIMSPANANREVYQLLKNGVKVSFQDNENEEIVETVQVIDWNNHSNNDFFLASQFWVSGDMYKRRPDLVGFVNGLPLVFIELKASHRRLEHAYQDNLRDYKSTIPQVFWYNALILLSNGSISKIGSMTAAWEHFTEWKKINSEGEEGIISLDTMIRGTCEPSRLLDIIENFTIFSEISGGLAKFVAKNHQYLGVNNATEALLQIKENQGKLGVFWHTQGSGKSYSMIFFSQKVLRKIPGNYTFVMITDRQELDDQIYKNFANTGIVTEEHVQATSGKHLQQLLSEDHRFIFTLIQKFRTDKDETYPKISDRDDIIVITDEAHRSQYDILATNMRNALPNAAFIAFTGTPLIIGEEKTKEVFGDYISIYDFKQSVEDGATVPLYYENRIPGLQLTNKDLNTDLECLIEEAELDEEQEKKVAREFAREYHLITRNDRLEKIAEDIVAHFMGRGTTGKAMVISIDKATAVKMYDKVQEYWQKYLNELESKPVSVNEIERKEHLIRIKFMKETDMAVVVSQEQNEIETFKEKGLDIAPHRRRIVNEDLDKKFKDPNDPFRIVFVCAMWMTGFDVPSCSTIYLDKPMRNHTLMQTIARANRVFGDKLNGLIVDYIGVFRNLEKALAIYGSAGGGETKEGETPVRDKSELVQYLKQVINETTDFCKKRGINLAKIHAADGFKRVKLLDNAVEAILVNDDSKKKYLSLAVNVAKIYRAILPDPAANEFGPSQKLITVIAVKIRSLTPKADISDIMGEVEDLLDQSIATEGYIIQDPSEQSDVSKYLDLSQVNFEALKEAFEKGHKRIETEKLRASVENKLAQLIRLNKSRMDYLEKFQEMIDEYNSGSHNVEFFFTKLMAFAQEINAEEKRGIAEKLSEEELAIFDLLTRPEITLNEKEESQVKKVAQKLLETLKDEMLVLDWRKRQQSRAAVFVSIEETLDLLPRIYTPEVYQNKCDVVYQHVYDSYFGQGQSVYAASV; translated from the coding sequence ATGGTAAATGACTACTCAGAAGACAATCTTGTTGAACAACCCGCAATTGCTCTATTTGCCGGATTAGGGTGGGAAACTGGCAACTGTTTTGATGAAAAATTCGGTGAAGATTGTACACTTGGTCGTGAGACATCCAGCGAAGTAGTGATATTGCCCCGATTACGTTTGGCATTGGAACGATTAAATCCTGCTCTTCCCAAAGAAGTCATTGAACTGGCTATTGAAGAACTGGCCCGTGATAGAAGCATTATGAGCCCTGCCAATGCCAACCGCGAAGTATACCAATTATTAAAAAATGGCGTAAAAGTCTCATTTCAGGATAATGAGAATGAAGAAATTGTAGAAACAGTACAGGTCATTGACTGGAACAATCATTCAAATAATGACTTCTTCCTTGCGTCCCAGTTCTGGGTGTCAGGTGATATGTACAAGCGCCGGCCCGATCTGGTGGGTTTTGTCAATGGACTGCCCCTCGTTTTCATTGAACTCAAAGCATCCCACAGGCGTCTGGAACATGCATATCAGGATAATCTGCGCGACTATAAATCAACCATCCCCCAGGTCTTCTGGTACAATGCATTAATTCTACTCTCAAATGGAAGTATCAGCAAAATCGGCAGCATGACCGCTGCTTGGGAGCACTTCACAGAATGGAAAAAGATCAACAGCGAAGGGGAAGAGGGTATCATTTCACTGGATACTATGATCCGTGGGACCTGTGAACCTTCCCGCCTGCTGGATATTATAGAGAATTTCACCATTTTCAGTGAGATCAGTGGCGGTCTCGCAAAATTCGTGGCAAAGAACCATCAATACCTGGGTGTGAACAATGCCACTGAAGCGCTATTACAGATTAAAGAGAATCAGGGGAAACTGGGAGTATTCTGGCATACACAGGGAAGCGGGAAGAGTTACTCAATGATCTTCTTTTCCCAAAAGGTACTGCGCAAAATTCCCGGGAACTATACCTTTGTTATGATAACCGACAGGCAGGAACTGGACGACCAGATCTATAAAAATTTTGCCAATACGGGAATCGTAACAGAAGAACACGTACAGGCCACAAGTGGCAAACACCTGCAACAACTCCTGAGTGAAGACCACCGTTTCATTTTCACATTGATACAGAAATTCCGAACCGATAAAGATGAAACCTACCCCAAGATCTCAGACCGGGATGATATCATTGTAATCACTGACGAAGCACATCGCAGTCAGTACGATATACTTGCCACCAATATGCGCAATGCTCTTCCCAATGCTGCCTTTATTGCCTTTACCGGTACACCCCTTATCATTGGCGAAGAAAAAACAAAAGAAGTATTCGGGGATTATATCAGTATCTATGATTTCAAACAATCAGTAGAGGACGGAGCTACAGTACCGCTGTATTATGAAAACCGCATCCCTGGACTTCAGCTTACCAATAAAGACCTCAATACAGATCTGGAATGCTTGATAGAAGAAGCAGAATTGGATGAAGAACAGGAAAAGAAAGTCGCCCGGGAATTTGCCCGGGAGTACCATCTTATTACCAGGAACGACCGGCTTGAGAAGATCGCAGAAGATATTGTTGCACATTTCATGGGCCGTGGGACCACTGGCAAGGCAATGGTCATTTCCATCGATAAAGCAACTGCGGTAAAGATGTATGATAAAGTGCAGGAGTACTGGCAAAAATATCTCAACGAACTTGAATCAAAACCAGTCTCCGTTAATGAAATTGAGAGAAAAGAACATCTGATCAGAATCAAATTCATGAAAGAGACCGACATGGCAGTTGTGGTATCCCAGGAGCAGAATGAAATTGAAACCTTCAAAGAAAAGGGATTGGATATTGCCCCACATAGAAGGCGGATCGTAAATGAAGACCTGGATAAAAAATTCAAAGATCCGAATGATCCATTTCGCATTGTATTTGTCTGTGCTATGTGGATGACCGGTTTTGATGTCCCTTCCTGTTCTACCATCTATCTCGACAAACCCATGCGCAACCATACGCTAATGCAGACCATTGCCAGGGCAAACCGTGTTTTTGGAGATAAGTTAAATGGCCTGATAGTGGATTATATCGGAGTATTCCGGAATCTGGAAAAAGCTCTGGCCATCTATGGATCTGCTGGTGGTGGAGAAACCAAAGAGGGCGAAACTCCGGTAAGGGATAAAAGTGAGCTTGTTCAGTACCTGAAACAGGTGATCAATGAAACAACAGATTTTTGTAAAAAACGAGGTATCAACCTGGCTAAAATTCATGCTGCTGATGGTTTTAAACGTGTGAAATTACTTGATAATGCTGTTGAAGCAATTTTAGTCAATGATGATTCGAAGAAAAAATACCTGTCACTGGCAGTGAACGTAGCTAAAATATACCGGGCGATTCTCCCCGATCCAGCCGCAAATGAGTTTGGACCCAGCCAGAAACTCATCACAGTAATAGCTGTAAAAATTCGTTCCCTGACACCGAAAGCTGATATCTCAGATATTATGGGTGAAGTTGAAGATTTGTTAGATCAGTCAATTGCTACAGAAGGATACATCATCCAGGATCCATCCGAACAATCTGATGTAAGCAAATACCTGGATTTAAGCCAGGTTAATTTTGAAGCATTAAAGGAAGCTTTTGAAAAAGGCCATAAACGGATCGAAACAGAAAAATTGAGAGCTTCAGTTGAAAATAAATTGGCGCAGTTGATTCGTTTAAATAAAAGTCGGATGGATTATCTGGAGAAGTTCCAGGAAATGATTGATGAGTATAATTCTGGCTCACATAATGTGGAGTTCTTTTTCACGAAATTAATGGCTTTTGCTCAAGAAATCAATGCAGAAGAAAAACGGGGAATTGCCGAAAAACTTAGCGAAGAGGAATTGGCAATCTTTGATCTATTGACCAGGCCGGAAATTACTTTGAATGAGAAAGAAGAATCACAGGTTAAGAAGGTGGCACAAAAGCTTTTGGAAACCCTAAAAGATGAGATGTTGGTGCTGGATTGGCGTAAAAGACAACAATCCCGGGCTGCGGTCTTTGTATCTATCGAAGAGACGTTAGATCTTCTGCCTCGAATTTATACTCCAGAGGTATATCAGAATAAGTGTGATGTAGTATATCAGCATGTATATGATTCATATTTTGGGCAGGGACAGAGTGTTTATGCTGCTTCGGTATGA
- a CDS encoding Fic family protein produces MTFWHPTYTIAPATAAALMQIEADRTVVEQTPLPLAVQEELRRRARIRSTHYSTRIEGNRLTLEEAEQVIEGKQFLGRERDVGEVRNYWNALLRVEEWAAKGVPLTEDLIKRLHALVEKGARAGPSPYRDGQNVIRDSASGAIVYMPPEAKDVPVLMAALVNWGNTATKDGVPVPLIAALVHYQFVTIHPYYDGNGRTARLMATFILHRGGYGLHGFFSLEEHHARDLDAYYQALVVHPHHNYYEGRPTADLTSWLEYFVRLLAEVFTAAREEALRSLDEGITIEPEALRRLDPRARTVLALFTKKEQITSSEVANTLGLSQRMARVLLKNWVEEGWLEVADPSRRARAYTLNEHYRQYIGNSTAKRTK; encoded by the coding sequence ATGACATTCTGGCACCCCACCTACACCATAGCCCCTGCCACAGCCGCCGCCCTCATGCAGATCGAAGCTGACCGGACCGTGGTGGAACAAACACCGCTTCCCCTGGCAGTACAGGAAGAACTGCGCCGCCGTGCCCGCATCCGCTCCACCCACTATTCCACCCGGATAGAGGGCAACAGGCTCACACTGGAAGAGGCAGAGCAGGTCATCGAGGGAAAACAATTCCTCGGCCGGGAGCGGGATGTGGGTGAGGTGCGCAACTACTGGAACGCCCTGCTACGCGTAGAAGAATGGGCGGCTAAAGGGGTGCCTCTTACTGAAGACCTTATCAAGCGCCTGCATGCACTGGTTGAGAAAGGGGCGAGGGCCGGACCCAGCCCGTACCGTGACGGCCAGAATGTGATACGGGATTCTGCCTCCGGTGCTATTGTGTATATGCCGCCCGAAGCCAAAGATGTGCCCGTACTCATGGCCGCTCTGGTCAATTGGGGCAATACGGCCACAAAAGATGGAGTGCCAGTGCCCCTCATCGCTGCACTGGTCCATTACCAATTTGTCACCATCCATCCCTATTATGACGGCAACGGCAGGACAGCCCGGCTGATGGCCACGTTTATCTTACACAGGGGCGGTTATGGATTACACGGCTTCTTTTCACTTGAAGAGCACCATGCACGCGACCTTGACGCTTATTATCAGGCTCTGGTCGTCCATCCGCACCACAACTATTACGAAGGCCGTCCCACAGCCGACCTGACCTCATGGCTGGAATATTTTGTCAGGCTTTTGGCAGAAGTATTCACTGCTGCCAGGGAGGAGGCACTGCGCAGTCTGGATGAAGGCATTACCATTGAACCTGAAGCTCTGCGCCGGCTTGATCCGCGGGCAAGGACAGTACTGGCACTGTTCACCAAAAAGGAGCAGATCACCTCTTCTGAAGTAGCCAATACCTTAGGCCTCTCCCAGCGCATGGCACGGGTGCTGTTAAAGAATTGGGTGGAAGAAGGGTGGCTGGAGGTGGCAGACCCGTCCCGGCGGGCACGTGCCTATACATTAAACGAACATTATCGGCAATATATCGGCAATTCAACGGCAAAACGGACAAAATAG
- a CDS encoding DUF2283 domain-containing protein has protein sequence MQIKYSPDTDALIIQLREGKPVDSVDLAEGIIAHYSKDKKILEIEILDASKVVQMNELNVSLKGAQAALVA, from the coding sequence TTGCAGATAAAATACTCCCCTGATACGGATGCATTGATAATTCAACTCAGGGAAGGTAAACCCGTAGATTCTGTTGACCTTGCTGAAGGAATTATCGCGCATTACTCGAAAGACAAGAAGATACTTGAGATAGAAATTCTGGATGCCTCAAAGGTTGTGCAAATGAATGAATTGAATGTGTCGCTAAAGGGTGCACAGGCCGCATTGGTGGCTTGA
- a CDS encoding DUF4258 domain-containing protein gives MKIKILGTEDKSKGRLYKIKVAAKEVELLLTWHSLERIAVWSLKPEQVIETLLFPEEVVTGHNNRFIAHKRYNGHIIRAVYEYDHKLPVLVTVYYPTAKRYFKGGNNFADKILP, from the coding sequence ATGAAAATCAAAATCTTGGGAACCGAAGACAAATCAAAAGGCAGGCTTTATAAAATCAAAGTTGCAGCCAAAGAAGTTGAATTGCTACTTACATGGCACTCATTAGAGCGTATCGCTGTATGGAGTTTAAAACCCGAACAGGTTATTGAGACCTTGCTATTTCCGGAAGAAGTGGTGACCGGTCATAATAACAGATTTATTGCTCATAAAAGATATAATGGACATATAATTAGAGCAGTCTATGAATATGACCATAAATTGCCAGTTCTTGTAACGGTATATTATCCAACCGCAAAAAGATACTTTAAAGGAGGTAATAACTTTGCAGATAAAATACTCCCCTGA
- a CDS encoding type I restriction-modification system subunit M N-terminal domain-containing protein: protein MATNNTEIEKRLWEAADELRANSKLKSSEYSTPVLGLIFLRYADHKFTIARQELEGKSTSVRTCDLLLPKLISGEMDVEKINILMPDNGGA from the coding sequence ATAGCTACCAATAATACCGAAATAGAAAAACGCCTGTGGGAAGCCGCCGACGAGCTCCGCGCCAATTCCAAACTGAAATCATCCGAATATTCAACACCTGTACTGGGCCTGATCTTTCTCCGCTACGCCGACCATAAATTCACCATAGCCAGGCAGGAATTGGAAGGCAAGAGCACCAGCGTCCGCACCTGCGACCTGCTCCTGCCGAAGCTGATCTCAGGCGAGATGGATGTGGAAAAAATTAACATTCTGATGCCGGATAACGGTGGAGCATGA
- a CDS encoding metallophosphoesterase — protein sequence MTVALEPMVDEPALVIENTIRVLVVADIHLGIEWDLGNSGIVVPSQSAGGLARILEYLDTAKPDRLVLLGDVKHNVPRISWQEREEVPHFLERIARRVPVDIVPGNHDGDMEFLLRQIPAGPEVILQPARGFVQDGVGYFHGHTWPDPGLLACSHIIMAHNHPTIRFTDALGSSSTEPAWIRTRLLRSPLESHYRLTGDELPWSDPEVVIMPAFCQLCGGVAFNESMHEDLLGPLFAAKVVNMDDGQAYLLDGTRLGKLKDMRKLDITKKRADPIRKRTNRRGTVSR from the coding sequence ATGACCGTCGCACTGGAACCCATGGTCGATGAACCTGCCCTGGTTATTGAGAATACCATCCGGGTACTTGTGGTGGCAGATATCCATCTTGGGATCGAATGGGACCTTGGCAATAGCGGTATTGTGGTCCCGAGCCAGTCCGCTGGAGGACTTGCAAGGATACTGGAATACCTGGATACAGCAAAACCTGACAGGCTCGTGCTGCTGGGGGATGTGAAACATAATGTGCCACGGATATCCTGGCAGGAACGGGAGGAAGTGCCCCATTTCCTTGAACGTATTGCCAGAAGGGTTCCGGTTGACATCGTGCCAGGCAACCATGACGGGGACATGGAATTCCTGTTGAGGCAAATCCCGGCAGGGCCTGAAGTGATACTGCAACCGGCCAGGGGTTTTGTGCAAGATGGCGTGGGGTACTTCCACGGTCATACCTGGCCGGACCCTGGCCTGCTGGCCTGCAGCCATATTATCATGGCACACAACCACCCCACAATCAGGTTCACGGACGCACTGGGTTCCAGCAGTACCGAACCTGCCTGGATACGCACCCGGTTACTCCGCTCACCGCTGGAATCACATTACCGCCTGACCGGTGATGAACTGCCGTGGTCTGACCCTGAAGTGGTGATCATGCCCGCATTTTGCCAGCTCTGCGGGGGAGTGGCATTCAATGAATCAATGCACGAAGACCTGCTGGGTCCGCTATTTGCAGCAAAGGTTGTGAATATGGATGACGGGCAGGCGTACCTGCTGGATGGTACCAGGCTGGGAAAACTGAAGGATATGCGTAAACTGGATATTACAAAGAAACGGGCAGACCCGATACGAAAAAGAACTAATCGTCGCGGTACGGTATCTCGATGA
- the rnz gene encoding ribonuclease Z, whose amino-acid sequence MLRVTFLGTGGSVPTPKRNPSAILVNRKGELMLFDCGEGTQQQMMRAKTGMGNLTSIFITHFHADHILGIPGLIQTMNFNGRTEPLKIYGPRWVNEFVRLMLAIGFYKLKYEIQAIELHPGDRVDRGEYYIDAIRTEHSVPSVGYALAEADRPGRFDRDKALELGIPPGPLFKRLHNGEDVEFQGRIIKSSDVVGSPRPGRRIVYSGDTRPCSGVFVASDKADILIHDSTLADDMVDWANESMHSTAGEAASLASLANVHQLVLTHISSRYSEDTSQLLEDALKEFNNVCIAEEFMVIEIPYRDD is encoded by the coding sequence ATGCTCAGAGTTACATTCCTTGGTACCGGCGGCAGTGTACCAACCCCAAAACGAAATCCTTCAGCTATTCTGGTAAACCGCAAGGGCGAGCTTATGTTGTTCGACTGCGGAGAGGGCACCCAGCAGCAAATGATGCGGGCCAAGACCGGAATGGGCAACCTGACCTCCATATTCATCACCCATTTCCATGCCGACCATATCCTTGGTATCCCGGGCCTGATACAGACCATGAACTTTAACGGTCGTACAGAACCTCTTAAAATATACGGTCCCCGCTGGGTGAATGAATTCGTCCGGTTGATGCTGGCAATAGGATTCTATAAATTGAAATACGAGATCCAGGCCATTGAATTACATCCCGGGGACAGGGTGGACAGGGGTGAGTATTACATTGATGCTATCAGGACCGAACATAGTGTACCCTCTGTTGGTTATGCCCTGGCGGAAGCAGACAGGCCCGGACGGTTCGACCGTGATAAAGCCCTCGAACTCGGTATACCTCCAGGACCGCTGTTCAAGCGCCTGCATAATGGAGAAGATGTCGAATTCCAGGGAAGGATCATAAAGAGCAGTGACGTTGTAGGCTCCCCGAGACCGGGCCGCAGGATAGTCTATTCCGGTGATACCAGGCCATGCAGCGGCGTTTTTGTAGCAAGCGACAAAGCAGATATCCTTATCCATGACTCGACCCTTGCCGATGACATGGTGGACTGGGCCAACGAGTCCATGCATTCCACGGCAGGGGAGGCGGCATCCCTGGCATCCCTGGCAAATGTGCACCAGCTTGTGCTGACCCATATCAGCTCCCGTTATTCAGAGGATACATCACAGTTACTGGAAGATGCTTTGAAGGAGTTTAACAATGTATGCATCGCAGAAGAGTTCATGGTCATCGAGATACCGTACCGCGACGATTAG
- a CDS encoding MTH1187 family thiamine-binding protein — MTELIITAQLQLAVLGEGDSLSRYISTAVKALDEHNVQYQICPMGTAIQAGSIDEIFDACKAAHKAVMDMGVNRVLTSITIDHRLQGCKGLDEKVRSVKLKM; from the coding sequence TTGACTGAATTAATAATTACTGCACAACTCCAGTTAGCAGTCCTGGGCGAAGGTGATTCCTTAAGCCGCTATATATCGACCGCCGTAAAAGCACTGGATGAACACAATGTGCAATACCAGATATGTCCAATGGGCACTGCCATACAGGCAGGGAGCATAGACGAGATATTCGATGCGTGCAAGGCAGCCCACAAAGCTGTAATGGATATGGGCGTCAACCGGGTATTGACCAGCATCACGATAGACCACCGGCTGCAAGGCTGTAAAGGACTGGATGAAAAAGTAAGATCAGTTAAATTAAAAATGTAA